Genomic window (Wenzhouxiangella marina):
GCAGGACCATGGGCGACTGGCGAAGGCGATCCCATCGCGCTGGCCCCAGGGACTCGCGCAGCCGTTCGAGCGCGGAACCGCTGGCCACCAGGGTGACCAGTTGAGTGGCGTCGTCGATGCACCGCGCCTGGCTCGATTCGAGGGCGACGGGCACGCGCTGGTAGACATCGGCGCGCAGCACCCGCGCGCCACGGTCCGCCAGCGCCTGATCGAGGAGTCGGCGACCGTCCGGGGCCGCCAGGATCAGCCACCGCTGCGCGGCGACCTCCCGAAGACAGGGCAGTCGCAGCATCGCCTCGCTGTCACCGGCACCGGTCGGGGCGAAGACCGGACCCAATCCCAGTTCCTCGGCAAGCGACGCCGTGCCGCCTCCCGGAACGACCAGGGGAATGCCTTCCAGCTCGGTCGGTTCGAGCAGCCGGGCCAGCTGACGCAGACCCTCGCGGCTGGTCACGATCAGCCCATCGACCGGCAGCATCGATCGCAGTGCCGCCCCGGTCTGATCCGGGTCGCTCGGTCCCTCGAGGCGCAGCAAGGGCAGGTGCAGTACCGCCCCCCCCTGCGCCAGGACTCGATCGCACAATCGTCGACCCTCCTCACCGATTCGAGTCACGATCACCAGCGGTTCAGGGTTCATGGACGGTCCAGAGCCAATGTGCAGATACCGATCACGAGCAATCCCTCCAAGAAAAAAAGCCCGCTGAGGCAGCGGGCTTTTTCGGGGGTTTAAGAATCCGGGCGTCTGGCGCAGCCACTCAAAGTGCTGGGGGCTTGCGTGTTGGCGTTGGCAGTAGGGGGACGCACCTCAAATGACTGAGCCGTGGATGACGCCCGGAAAGCAAATCGATTCTTCCCCTTCCGCCTCGCTAACTTGATTAGGACTTTCTCACAAATATCGCCCCCTGTCCAGCCTTCGCAGGCCGGTCATGCGGGAAAAATTTCACAAACGTGACAGGATTCTCATCGCGCCAGCGCCCTTCAGCAGCTCGGCAGCTTCTTCACCCAGCGCGCGAGCCGCGGCCACGCTTCCCTCGACCCGCGCATCGAGACACTCTCGCCCATCGGGACTGCAGAGCCGGGCCTGGAGCCTGAGACGATCACACTCGATTTCGGCCAGCGCGGCCAGGGGCATCCGACAGTCTCCGCCCAGCGCTGCCACCACGGCCCGCTCGGCCTCGACCCGCGCCCTCGTCTCCGCGCACTCCAGGCAGGCGAGGTGCTCGAGAATCTCGGCATCGCCTTCGCGGCACTGCACCACGATGACGCCCTGCCCCGGTGCCGGGAGAAATTCCGGCGGCCGGAGCGGCAGCGGTGTCGGCACCTTCAGGCCCAGCCGCTCGAGACCGGCCGCAGCGAGAATGACGGCATCGACCTCACCGGTCTCGAGCTTGCCGAGACGCGTCTGCACATTGCCTCGGATCGGCACGATCTCGAACTCCGGATGCATCCGGAGCAACTGTGACTGACGGCGCAGGCTGGACGTCCCCACCCGCGCGCGCTCCGGCATCTGCTCCGGGGACAATCCGTCGGCGTTCAACCACCAGTCCACCCAGTTCGCCCGGGGCAGCACCACGCTCAGCACCAGACCGGGCGGCGATTCGGCCGGAACGTCCTTGAGCGAATGCACGGCGATGTCGGCCCGGCCATCCAGCAGGGCGGCTTCCAGCTCTTTGAGAAACAGCCCCTTGCCGCCGATCTCGGCAAGCGAGCGGTCGAGGATCTCGTCCCCCCGCGTACTCAATGGCACCAGTTCGAGCGCCAGATCGGGATGGGCCTGTGACAGCTGCTCGGCCACGTGCTCGCTCTGCCACAGGGCGAGGCGGGATTGCCGAGTGGCGATCCGGATGCGATTCATGTCATGTCCTTCAGGGCCCGGCGAACCGCAGGGAGATTCCTGCGACTCACTTCGGGCTGCACATCGATTCCTTCGATTTCCACGCAGTCGGCACCTGCCGGGTTCCGGAACAGGGCGCGCAGACGATTGCGGTCGACCAGGGCGTTTCGGTGCACCCGCAGAAAGCGCTCCGGAAAGCGCTGCTCCAGCTGCACCAGCGATTCTTCCACCAGGGCCTTGCCACCGGTGTGATGCACGCAGACGTACTTGTCCTCTGCAATCAGGGCCCGGACCTCGTCGAGGGGAATTCGCGTGACCCGCTCGCCCAGTCGGGCCAGCAGGGCCGGCACCTGGGCAGGGTTGCGATCCAATCGCTCCCGCACTCGCGCGAAGGCCGCCTCGAGACGGGACGCGCGCACGGGCTTGACCAGGTAGTCGATGGCCTCGACGTCGAAGGCCTCGACGGCATAGCGCTCGAAGGCCGTCACGAAGATCACCGCCGGCTCCGGATCCAGAGTGCTCAGCTGGCGGGCCACATCGACGCCGTTGCCACCCGGCATTTCCACGTCCAGCAGCACGACATCGGGGGATGCCTGTCGACAGGCAGGGAGCACCTCGTTCGGGCGACTGGCACTGCCGGCCACCTCCACCCCATCGATCCCTTCGATCAGCCGCAGCAATCGTTCGCGAGCCGGAGCCTCGTCATCGACCACCAGCACACGAAGGGAAGCACTCACGACCAGATCGCTTCCAGCCAGGCATCGATCGCCTGGATCTCTTCGGGGGACACGGAGTGCGGCATGGGATAGCTGTGCCATTCGACCGAATAGCCCGCGGCCTCCAGTCGATCGGCCGCTTGCCGGCCCAGCGCCAGGGGAACGATCGGATCGTGCTCGCCATGCGCCATGAACACCGGTACTCTCGCCGAGGCCGGCTGCGACCAGGACTCCAATCGATCGGCCTGCAGCAGGTAGCAGGACAAGGCCATCACGCCCGCGAGGGCCTCGGTGCGGGCCAGGCCCGTGCGCAGCGCGATCGCGCCTCCCTGGGAAAACCCGGCCAGAACGATGTTCCCGGCCTCGATGCCCGACTCGATCTGCTCATCGATCAGGACGTGCACGGAAGCGACCGAGGCGAGAATGCCGGCTTCGTCCTGATCGCGGTCGATCGACATCCCAAGAATGTCGTACCAGGCGCGCATCGCCATGCCCCCGTTGATCGTCACCGGGCGCACCGGCGCGTGCGGAAAGACGAAGCGCACCGGGCGCCTGGCGGCCGCTCGCAGGTGCGGTACAATCGGCTCGAAATCGTGGCCGTCGGCGCCCAGCCCGTGCAGCCAGATCACGGCATGCGTCGGCTCCGCGCCGGTTTCCCGGATCACCCGGTCCAGTCGTTCAGAAGTGGAATCATTCATGCGCCTAATTCTACCCGGACTCCTCGTCCTGCTGCTGGCCGCCTGCGGCCTGAAGGACGACCTCTACCTGCCGGAACCGACGCAGGTCGAAGCCACGCAGGACAGCCAGACCGAGGACCGCGCGAACCCCGACAGCGAAGACACCGACGATGAAGCGGATTCCTGAACCCGAGCTGATGGATGCACCGGCGCAGGCGCAGGCCTACGCCGAGGCCGACTTCAGCGAATCGAACCAGGCCTTCGTCGATGCCTTCATCCGTTTCGCCGAGGCGGGCACGGAGGGGCGTCTGATCGACCTGGGCTGTGGCCCGGGCGACATCTGCCTGCGCCTGGCCAGGGCCATGCCCGGCTGGCGGATCATCGGACTGGATGCCGGACCCAACATGCTCGCCCTGGCACAGGCCGCCGTCGAGGCGGCGCAGGCCAGCTCGATCGAGCTGGCGCTGCGACGCCTGCCCTGCGAACTCCCGGGTCAGCCGCTCGACGCCATCGTCTCCAACAGCCTGCTGCACCATCTGCCCGATCCGATGGCGCTGTGGAACACGATCGCCGATCAGGCCGGGCCCGGCTGCCGCGTCCAGATCATGGACCTGCACCGGCCCGACAGCCCCGAGCAGGCCCGCGCCATCGTCGAGCAGTACGCCGGCGACGCGCCCGAGGTCCTGGCCACCGACTTCTACAACAGCCTGCTGGCCGCCTACACCGCCGACGAGGTCATCGATCAGTGTCGCCAAGCCGGCCTCGAGACCATGGTCCTGACCCGTCCCAGCGATCGACACTGGCTGGTCCAGGGCATTCTCCCGACCGGATGAAGCGCGAACTGGCGTTCACCAAGCTCGAAGCCCTGGGCAACGATTTCGTACTGATCGATGCCCGGGAAGGGGCCTTCGCCCCCCTGCCCGCCACCGTGGCACGCCTCGGCGACCGGCGCCTGGGCATCGGCTTCGACCAGCTCCTGATCCTGCGCCCGGCCAGCCGACCCGACCGCCATGTGGCCGTCGAGATCTTCAACCAGGACGGCAGCACCGCCGAGCAATGCGGCAACGGCATGCGCGCGGTCGCACTCTGGCTGCACGATCGGGGCGAACTGAGCGAATCGGCCCGGCTGGAAACGGCAGCCGGTCCGGTCGACGTGCGATTCGAGAGCCCCGATCACATCACCGCCACCCTGCCCCCGCCCAGCGAAGCGGCGCCCGCCGGCGCCGAATTGCCGGCCGAACGGCCATGGCAGGAATCGCGGGCTGGCCGAGACTACCCGGTGGACTTCGTAAGCATGGGCAATCCGCACCTGATCCTCGATCTCGAGCAGCCTGCGGACGTCGCGCTGGTCGAATCGCTGGGTGAAGTCCTGACCCATCATCCCGGCCTGCCCGAGGGCGCCAACGTCAACTTCGCGCACGTCGAGTCGCGCCACCTTATCGACCTCTCGGTCTACGAGCGCGGCGCCGGTCCGACCCGGGCCTGTGGCAGCGGCGCCTGTGCGACGGCCGCCAGCCTGATCCGGCGCGGGCAGGTCGACAGCCCGGTCGAAATCCGGCAGCCGGGCGGAACCCTTGTGATACATTGGGATGGCGGTCCGAAACCCGTTTACATGACCGGGCCGGCCCGGATCGTGTTCCACGGCCGGATCGACATCGAGCCGACAATCAACCCCTGACCCTGAAGAATTTCCATGACCACGGATGACGTGCTGAACTGGCTGGGTGAACACCCCGATGTGCTGATCGAGCACCCCGAACTGCTCGAGCGACTGCAACTGCCCCACGATGCCGGCGCCACTTCCCTGATCGAGCGCCAGGTCGAACGCCTGCGCGCGTCCAATCGAAAACTGGAGCAGCAACTCGAGGCGCTGACCCGAGTGGCCGCGGAGAACGAGCAGCTGAGTCGGCGACTCCATGGTCTGACGCTCGCGGTCCTGGCCGAGAGCCGGCCGGAGGACTGCCTGGCGGAATTGATCGCCCGACTGCGCGAGGACTTCCAGGCCGATGCCGTCAGCGTGCATCTGATCGATCCGGAGCCCTCGCTCGCGGCGATCAACGAGGTCCATGCCCATGCCGAGCTCCCCGAGGCTCTGAAATCCCTGGCCGAACCCGACCGAATCCAGTGCGGCCGACTGACGCGCGAAAAGCTCGGCCTGCTGTTCGGATCGGAAGCCGACTCCATCGCCTCGGCCGCCGTCGTACCGCTGGGCTCCGCCGGCCTGCTGGCCATCGGCGCCACCCAGCAGGACCGCTTCCACCCCGGCATGGGCACCCTGTTCCTGGAGCTGCTCGCACAGACCGTTCTGGCTCGTCTGAACCCTCCAGCCGCCCACCAGCGCAAGCGTGCCTGACGCGACGCAGCATTCCGCGCTCGAACAAGCCATCGAGGCCTTTCTCGTCCATGCCCGGGAGGAACTCGGCCTGAGCCCGGCCAGCCTGGACGGCTACGGCCGCGATCTGAAGCAGTTCCGCCAATGGTGCGAAAACGGCGAGCTCGACCGCCCCGAGGCGATCACCGTCAATGACGTACGCGCCTTCGCCGCCACCCGTCATCGTCGTGGCATCAACCCTCGTTCGATCCAGCGTCAGCTCTCGGCCCTGCGTCGATTCTTCCGCTACCTTCGACGGGAGGGCCGGATCAAACACGATCCGGTCGAAGGCGTTCGTGCGCCGCGCGTACAACGTCGCCTGCCCCGCCCCCTGGATATCGATCAGGTGCTGGCCCTGCTCGCGATTCCGGAAGAGGACGAACTGGCCGTACGCGACCGGGCCATGCTCGAGCTCTTCTACACTTCGGGCCTGCGAGTGAGCGAACTGGCGGGACTGAGCTGGGATCGCCTGGACATCGGCGAGGCCCTGGTCCGGGTCCTGGGCAAGGGCCGTCGCGAGCGTCTGGTGCCCGTCGGTCAGCACGCGCTGCGCGCGCTCGAGCGCTGGCGCCGGATCCAGCGGGCGCTACCCGGAAATGAGTCGGGCCGGATATTCACCAGCCTCAAGGGCCGGCCGCTCGGCGTTCGCGCCGTGCAGAAGCGCGTCGCGCACTGGTCCGAGCGACAGGGCCTGGACCAGCGCGTCCATCCGCACCAGCTCCGGCACAGTTTCGCCTCGCACATCCTCGAGTCCTCAGGCGACCTGCGCGCGGTGCAGGAACTCCTTGGCCACGCCAATCTTTCCACCACGCAGATCTACACCCACCTGGATTTCCAGCACCTGGCCCGGGTCTACGATGAGACCCATCCCAGAGCACGACGCAAGTCGGGCAGCAAGGACGGCAGCGACGATTCCTGAGCACCGGCGTCCCTTTTGCCGGGGCCCGACCGTCCCCATGTAGGCGATTCACGCAGACATCGGAATCGGCATGGAACAGTATCGTGGCACGACCATCGTGTCGGTCCGTCGGGGCGACCAGGTCGTCATCGCCGGCGACGGCCAGGTCACTCTGGGCAATACGGTCATGAAGGCCAACGCGCGCAAGGTCAGACGCCTGTACAAGAACCGAGTGCTGGCCGGTTTCGCCGGCGCCACGGCAGACGCCTTCACCCTGTTCGAGCGCTTCGAGAGCAAGCTGGAAATGCACTCCGGCCACCTGACCCGAGCTGCCGTCGAACTGGCCAAGGACTGGCGTACGGACCGCATGCTCCGCCGCCTCGAGGCCCTGCTGGCCGTGGCCGATCACGAGGCCTCCCTGATCATTTCGGGCAATGGCGACGTGATCGAACCGGAAGACGACCTGATCGCGATCGGTTCCGGCGGACCCTTCGCCCAGTCGGCGGCGCGCGCCCTGATGCGCCACAGCGATCTGGACGCGGAAACCATCGCCCGCGAGGCGCTGACCATCGCCGGCGAGATCTGCATCTACACCAACCACAATTTCACCGTCGAGACCCTGAACACGGACGCCTCCTCATGACCCAGATGACGCCTCGCGAAATCGTCCAGGAACTGGACCGTCACATCATCGGCCAGGACGAAGCCAAGCGCGCGGTCGCCGTGGCGCTGCGCAATCGCTGGCGACGGATGCAGGTGGACGACGCGCTCCGCGCCGAGATCACGCCGAAGAATATCCTGATGATCGGGCCGACGGGCGTCGGCAAGACCGAGATCGCCCGCCGCCTGGCCGCCCTGGCCAAGGCCCCGTTCGTCAAGGTCGAAGCGACCAAGTTCACCGAGGTCGGTTACGTCGGCAAGGACGTCGAGTCGATCATTCGCGACCTCGTCGAGACCTCGGTCAAGATGGCGCGAGAAGAGGCCATGGCCAAGGTCCGGTCGAGGGCCGAGGACGCCGCCATCGAGCGGGTCGTCGACATCATGCTGCCGCGCCGCGAGAGCAGCGGCTTCGCCAATGCTCCAGGTGAGCCAGACGGCAATCAGAGCGATACGCGCCGGAAAATCTTCAACAAACTGGTCAGCGGCGACTTCAACGATCGCGAGATCGAAGTCGACGTGTCCCTGAACGTCGGCGTCGAGATCATGGCGCCGCCGGGCATGGAGGAAATGACCAATCAGCTCCAGCAGATGTTCTCCAACCTCTCCGGCGGCAAGAAGCAGACCCGCAAGATGAAGGTCAAGGACGCCATCCCGGTGTTGATCGAGGAAGAAGCGGCGCGCCTGATCAATGACGAGGAGGTCAAGCAGACCGCCCTGAAGAACGCCGAGAACAACGGCATCGTCTTCCTCGACGAAATCGACAAGGTCGCGCGCCGCGCCGACGGCGGCAGCGGCGGTGAGGTCTCGCGCGAAGGCGTGCAACGTGATCTGCTGCCCCTGGTCGAAGGCTGCACCGTCAACACGCGCTACGGCACCCTGAACACGGACCACATCCTGTTCATCGCCTCCGGCGCCTTCCACGTCGCCAAGCCCTCGGACCTGGTGCCGGAACTGCAGGGCCGCCTGCCGATCCGGGTCGAACTGAAGGCCCTCAGTGCCGGTGATTTCAAGCGCATCCTGACCGAACCGGACGCCGCCCTGACCCGCCAGTACCAGGCCCTGATGGCCACCGAAGGCGTGCAGCTGAACTTCACCGACGAGGCCATCGAGCGCCTGGCCGAGATCGCCTTCGCCGTCAACGAGTCGACGGAAAACATCGGCGCCCGGCGCCTGCACACGGTGATGGAGCACCTGCTCGAGGACATCAGCTTCGTCGCCCCGGACCGCGACGGCGAGACCCTGGAGGTCGACGCCCACTACGTCGATCAACACCTGGCCGAACTGGCCGGCAACGAGGATCTGAGCCGCTACATCCTCTGATCGAGCCGCCCGGCGCTGGCGCGTTCTTCGTGCCGATGTCGTAACAGCAGATTCATTACACTGTCGGATCGCACCGACGCAGGGGATCACTCGAACATGGGGAATCGCGTCCAGCCGTCCAGTCCGCCGGCCATCCGGCTGGTCGATATCCGCCTGTCCCTGGGCGGTCGACCGATCCTTGAGGACTTCAACCTCGAAGTCCCGGCGGGTCGCGTGACCGCCGTGATGGGGCCCAGCGGTGCGGGCAAGACCACCGTGATGCGTCTGATCACCGGCCAGCTCAAACCCGAGGCGGGAGAAGTCTGGATCGACGACACGCGCATCGACCAGCTCAAGCCGCGAGCGCTGAACCGCGCGCGTCGCCATATCGGCGTGCTCTTGCAGAACGGCGCCCTGTTCACCGATCTGACCTGCTTCGACAATGTCGCCCTGCCCCTGCGCGAGCACACGCGGCTGCCCGAATCGCTGATTCGACGGATCGTGCTGCTGAAGCTGCAGACGGTGGGCCTGCGCGGTGCCGCCGATCTCTATCCGCGCGAGCTTTCGGGCGGGATGAACCGTCGCGTGGCGATGGCGCGGGCCATGGCCATGGACCCGGATCTGATGCTCTATGACGAGCCCTTTGCCGGCCTGGATCCGATCTCCCTCGGTGTGTCCCTGCGGCTGATTCGCGAGGTCAATCAGGCCCTGGGCACCACCAGCGTGGTCATCACCCACGACGTGGGCGAAGTGGCGAAACTGGCCGACCATTGCTGCATCATCGCCGACCGCAAGACCATCGCAGCGGGCTCGCCCGCCGAACTGGCCGACAGCCAACACCCGCTGGTGCGGCAGTTTCTCGATGGGCAGCCGGACGGACCGGTGCCCTTCCATCATCCCGCGCCGCCGCTGGCCGAGCAGCTGCTCGATCCCCATGGAAGCCAGCAATGAGCACGTCGAAGGTCGGCAGCCGCTGGACCGCACCGCTGCGCCATCTGGGTCAGGCCGGGCTGTTCCTGCTGACCGCGATCGCGCACATGCGCCTGACCCGGCTGCAGCTGGCCGAGACCCTGCGCCAGGTCTACTTCGCCGGAGTCCGGTCCCTGGTCATCATCGTCACCGGGGGCTTCTTCGTCGGCCTGGTCCTGACCCTGCAGACCTACGACACCCTGACCCGCTTCGGCGCCGGTGACGCGGCCAGCACCGTGCTCGCCCTGTCCCTGTTCCGCGAACTGGGGCCGGTGCTCACCACCCTGCTCTTCGCCGGACGAGCGGGCACTTCGATCACCGCCGAGATCGGTCTGATGCGCGCGACGGAGCAGCTCGACGCCCTCGACCTGATGGCTATCGACCCCCTCGAACGCATCGTCCAGCCTCGCCTGATCGCCGGTATCATCGCCGTGCCCGCGCTGACCCTGATCTTCAATGTCTGCGCCATCTTCGGTGGCGTGGTCTTCGCGGTCTTCCTGATGGGCAACGACGCCGTGACCTTCTGGGGCAATATGCAGGCCTCGGTGGAGCTCTGGCGCGACTTCGCCCACGGAATGTGGAAAGCCCTGGCCTTCGGCTTCCTGGCCGGCTGGCTGTCCGTGTACTTCGGCTGGACCGCTCGCCCGACCGGCGAAGGCGTCGCCCTGGCCACGACCCAGACCGTGATCGCCACCGCGATCTCGGTCCTGATGCTCGACTTCGTCCTGTCGGCCTTCATGCTCTAGAGGTTGCAAGCAGACCCATGAAATCTTCTCATCAGATCGAACTCACCGCAGGCATCTTCCTGCTGCTGGCCATCGCCGCGCTGGTCTTTCTTGCCCTGCAGGCCACCGATCGCGGTGTGGCCTCCGGCGATGGCTACCGGATCGAAGCCAGCTTCATCAATGTCGGCGGCCTCAAGCCCCGCGCCAAGGTCGCCCTGGGGGGCGTCACGATCGGCCAGGTGGAGTCCATTTCCCTGGATCCCGAGAGTTTCGAAGCCCTGGTGGTGATGCGCATCGCCGCCCAGTTCGACGACCTGCCGGAAGACTCGTCGGCGTCGATCCTGACCTCGGGCATCCTCGGCGATCAATTCGTCGGCATCGAACCCGGCGGCTCGCCTGAACCCCTCGTCGACGGCGATCGTCTTATGCTTACCAATTCCGCGCTTCAGCTCGAGCAGCTGATCAGCCGGTATCTGTTCAATTCCGAAGAAGAGGAATGACATGCGCTCGAATCCCATGACCCTGGGCCTGATTGCACTGAGCCTGCTGGGCCTGAGTGCGTCCACGCTGGCCAATGGCGATCCCGTCGAGATGGTCCGCGAGACCACCGGTGAGCTGTTCGCCCTGGTCGAAGCCCACCGCGACGACTACGAACAGGATCCCTCGACGCTGCATGCCGAACTCAAGCGCGTGCTCGGTGAGCGCACCGATTCGATCTACTCCGCCCGCCTGGTGCTCGGTCGATACGGACGAGGCCTGGACGCCGGCCAGGTCGAAGCCTTCGCCGACGCCCTCACGGACGTCCTGATGCGCCGATACGCCAGTGGCCTGATGGACTTCCAGAGTCGCGACCAGGTCGAGGTCCTGCCCCTGGCCGGAGAGAACACCGATCGGATGACCCGCGTACGCACCCGCATCCAGCTCGACAATGGTGAAAAGGCGCCGGTGGACTACATGCTGCGCAAGCGTGACGGGCAATGGCTGGTCTTCGACGTGATCGTCGAAGGCATTTCCTATGTCTCGACCTTCCGCAATCAGTTCGCGGAAGAGATTCGCCGGAACGGTTTCGACGCCACGCTCGAGCGCCTGCAACGCGGTGAGATCGATATCGAGGTGGGTGGCGATGGGCAGTCCGGCTGAAACGGCCTTTCGGCTGGCGGGCGAGTTGACCGCCGAGGCCGTGGCCCGCTGCCACGCAAACAGCCTCGCCGCCGCCCGACGCTCCGAATTGCCGGGCCGGATCGATCTGGCCGACGTCACGCGAACGGACTCCAGCGCCCTCGCTTTGCTGCTGGAATGGCAGACCTGGGCCCGCGAGCGGCAGCAAGACATCGAATTCTCC
Coding sequences:
- a CDS encoding uroporphyrinogen-III synthase, with amino-acid sequence MNPEPLVIVTRIGEEGRRLCDRVLAQGGAVLHLPLLRLEGPSDPDQTGAALRSMLPVDGLIVTSREGLRQLARLLEPTELEGIPLVVPGGGTASLAEELGLGPVFAPTGAGDSEAMLRLPCLREVAAQRWLILAAPDGRRLLDQALADRGARVLRADVYQRVPVALESSQARCIDDATQLVTLVASGSALERLRESLGPARWDRLRQSPMVLPSRRLLDRARVLGCTRAFLSRGADDASMLEALASCPTES
- the hemC gene encoding hydroxymethylbilane synthase, with product MNRIRIATRQSRLALWQSEHVAEQLSQAHPDLALELVPLSTRGDEILDRSLAEIGGKGLFLKELEAALLDGRADIAVHSLKDVPAESPPGLVLSVVLPRANWVDWWLNADGLSPEQMPERARVGTSSLRRQSQLLRMHPEFEIVPIRGNVQTRLGKLETGEVDAVILAAAGLERLGLKVPTPLPLRPPEFLPAPGQGVIVVQCREGDAEILEHLACLECAETRARVEAERAVVAALGGDCRMPLAALAEIECDRLRLQARLCSPDGRECLDARVEGSVAAARALGEEAAELLKGAGAMRILSRL
- a CDS encoding LytR/AlgR family response regulator transcription factor, which encodes MSASLRVLVVDDEAPARERLLRLIEGIDGVEVAGSASRPNEVLPACRQASPDVVLLDVEMPGGNGVDVARQLSTLDPEPAVIFVTAFERYAVEAFDVEAIDYLVKPVRASRLEAAFARVRERLDRNPAQVPALLARLGERVTRIPLDEVRALIAEDKYVCVHHTGGKALVEESLVQLEQRFPERFLRVHRNALVDRNRLRALFRNPAGADCVEIEGIDVQPEVSRRNLPAVRRALKDMT
- a CDS encoding alpha/beta hydrolase; the protein is MNDSTSERLDRVIRETGAEPTHAVIWLHGLGADGHDFEPIVPHLRAAARRPVRFVFPHAPVRPVTINGGMAMRAWYDILGMSIDRDQDEAGILASVASVHVLIDEQIESGIEAGNIVLAGFSQGGAIALRTGLARTEALAGVMALSCYLLQADRLESWSQPASARVPVFMAHGEHDPIVPLALGRQAADRLEAAGYSVEWHSYPMPHSVSPEEIQAIDAWLEAIWS
- the lptM gene encoding LPS translocon maturation chaperone LptM gives rise to the protein MRLILPGLLVLLLAACGLKDDLYLPEPTQVEATQDSQTEDRANPDSEDTDDEADS
- a CDS encoding class I SAM-dependent methyltransferase; this encodes MKRIPEPELMDAPAQAQAYAEADFSESNQAFVDAFIRFAEAGTEGRLIDLGCGPGDICLRLARAMPGWRIIGLDAGPNMLALAQAAVEAAQASSIELALRRLPCELPGQPLDAIVSNSLLHHLPDPMALWNTIADQAGPGCRVQIMDLHRPDSPEQARAIVEQYAGDAPEVLATDFYNSLLAAYTADEVIDQCRQAGLETMVLTRPSDRHWLVQGILPTG
- the dapF gene encoding diaminopimelate epimerase, which translates into the protein MKRELAFTKLEALGNDFVLIDAREGAFAPLPATVARLGDRRLGIGFDQLLILRPASRPDRHVAVEIFNQDGSTAEQCGNGMRAVALWLHDRGELSESARLETAAGPVDVRFESPDHITATLPPPSEAAPAGAELPAERPWQESRAGRDYPVDFVSMGNPHLILDLEQPADVALVESLGEVLTHHPGLPEGANVNFAHVESRHLIDLSVYERGAGPTRACGSGACATAASLIRRGQVDSPVEIRQPGGTLVIHWDGGPKPVYMTGPARIVFHGRIDIEPTINP
- a CDS encoding DUF484 family protein: MTTDDVLNWLGEHPDVLIEHPELLERLQLPHDAGATSLIERQVERLRASNRKLEQQLEALTRVAAENEQLSRRLHGLTLAVLAESRPEDCLAELIARLREDFQADAVSVHLIDPEPSLAAINEVHAHAELPEALKSLAEPDRIQCGRLTREKLGLLFGSEADSIASAAVVPLGSAGLLAIGATQQDRFHPGMGTLFLELLAQTVLARLNPPAAHQRKRA
- the xerC gene encoding tyrosine recombinase XerC; its protein translation is MPDATQHSALEQAIEAFLVHAREELGLSPASLDGYGRDLKQFRQWCENGELDRPEAITVNDVRAFAATRHRRGINPRSIQRQLSALRRFFRYLRREGRIKHDPVEGVRAPRVQRRLPRPLDIDQVLALLAIPEEDELAVRDRAMLELFYTSGLRVSELAGLSWDRLDIGEALVRVLGKGRRERLVPVGQHALRALERWRRIQRALPGNESGRIFTSLKGRPLGVRAVQKRVAHWSERQGLDQRVHPHQLRHSFASHILESSGDLRAVQELLGHANLSTTQIYTHLDFQHLARVYDETHPRARRKSGSKDGSDDS
- the hslV gene encoding ATP-dependent protease subunit HslV; translated protein: MEQYRGTTIVSVRRGDQVVIAGDGQVTLGNTVMKANARKVRRLYKNRVLAGFAGATADAFTLFERFESKLEMHSGHLTRAAVELAKDWRTDRMLRRLEALLAVADHEASLIISGNGDVIEPEDDLIAIGSGGPFAQSAARALMRHSDLDAETIAREALTIAGEICIYTNHNFTVETLNTDASS
- the hslU gene encoding ATP-dependent protease ATPase subunit HslU; translated protein: MTQMTPREIVQELDRHIIGQDEAKRAVAVALRNRWRRMQVDDALRAEITPKNILMIGPTGVGKTEIARRLAALAKAPFVKVEATKFTEVGYVGKDVESIIRDLVETSVKMAREEAMAKVRSRAEDAAIERVVDIMLPRRESSGFANAPGEPDGNQSDTRRKIFNKLVSGDFNDREIEVDVSLNVGVEIMAPPGMEEMTNQLQQMFSNLSGGKKQTRKMKVKDAIPVLIEEEAARLINDEEVKQTALKNAENNGIVFLDEIDKVARRADGGSGGEVSREGVQRDLLPLVEGCTVNTRYGTLNTDHILFIASGAFHVAKPSDLVPELQGRLPIRVELKALSAGDFKRILTEPDAALTRQYQALMATEGVQLNFTDEAIERLAEIAFAVNESTENIGARRLHTVMEHLLEDISFVAPDRDGETLEVDAHYVDQHLAELAGNEDLSRYIL
- a CDS encoding ABC transporter ATP-binding protein, giving the protein MGNRVQPSSPPAIRLVDIRLSLGGRPILEDFNLEVPAGRVTAVMGPSGAGKTTVMRLITGQLKPEAGEVWIDDTRIDQLKPRALNRARRHIGVLLQNGALFTDLTCFDNVALPLREHTRLPESLIRRIVLLKLQTVGLRGAADLYPRELSGGMNRRVAMARAMAMDPDLMLYDEPFAGLDPISLGVSLRLIREVNQALGTTSVVITHDVGEVAKLADHCCIIADRKTIAAGSPAELADSQHPLVRQFLDGQPDGPVPFHHPAPPLAEQLLDPHGSQQ
- a CDS encoding MlaE family lipid ABC transporter permease subunit, with translation MSTSKVGSRWTAPLRHLGQAGLFLLTAIAHMRLTRLQLAETLRQVYFAGVRSLVIIVTGGFFVGLVLTLQTYDTLTRFGAGDAASTVLALSLFRELGPVLTTLLFAGRAGTSITAEIGLMRATEQLDALDLMAIDPLERIVQPRLIAGIIAVPALTLIFNVCAIFGGVVFAVFLMGNDAVTFWGNMQASVELWRDFAHGMWKALAFGFLAGWLSVYFGWTARPTGEGVALATTQTVIATAISVLMLDFVLSAFML
- the mlaD gene encoding outer membrane lipid asymmetry maintenance protein MlaD, giving the protein MKSSHQIELTAGIFLLLAIAALVFLALQATDRGVASGDGYRIEASFINVGGLKPRAKVALGGVTIGQVESISLDPESFEALVVMRIAAQFDDLPEDSSASILTSGILGDQFVGIEPGGSPEPLVDGDRLMLTNSALQLEQLISRYLFNSEEEE